In the Solibacillus sp. FSL K6-1523 genome, one interval contains:
- a CDS encoding YwqG family protein — MKSEIPKLLKEHENLIKGTFRYSNEINFKREETKPWDSKLGGCPYLENSKDYPTDQVGKPMLFLAQINLADLESIDELPEKGLLQFFVANDDMFGLEDPILVKYIEGFEEDEERLVKKHPYENEEYNWNLPFSHSGKMYFKSREMPMSSSLDLFRETFVNKLSEVEYEKLSDECCSSNSRIGGYPYFVQNDYIGFDDDDFLLLQLDIDEECGIMFGDSGNCVFSIPKEALKNRDFSKVVYDWQCC, encoded by the coding sequence ATGAAATCCGAAATTCCTAAACTTTTGAAAGAACATGAAAACCTAATTAAAGGCACTTTTAGGTATAGTAACGAAATAAATTTTAAGCGTGAAGAAACAAAACCTTGGGATAGTAAATTAGGTGGATGTCCCTATTTAGAAAATAGTAAAGATTATCCAACAGATCAAGTTGGAAAACCTATGTTGTTTTTAGCGCAAATTAATCTGGCGGATCTTGAAAGTATAGATGAATTACCAGAAAAGGGATTACTACAATTTTTTGTTGCGAACGATGATATGTTTGGTTTGGAAGACCCAATACTAGTGAAATACATTGAAGGTTTTGAAGAAGATGAAGAACGTTTAGTAAAGAAACATCCTTATGAAAATGAAGAATATAACTGGAATCTTCCTTTTTCACATAGCGGTAAAATGTATTTTAAATCAAGGGAGATGCCGATGTCTTCCTCATTAGATTTATTTCGAGAAACTTTTGTAAATAAGCTTTCAGAAGTAGAATATGAGAAGTTGAGCGATGAGTGCTGTAGTAGCAATAGTAGAATTGGCGGTTATCCTTATTTTGTTCAGAATGACTATATCGGTTTTGATGATGACGATTTTCTTTTATTGCAACTGGATATTGATGAAGAATGCGGCATTATGTTTGGTGATTCAGGGAATTGTGTTTTCTCTATTCCTAAGGAAGCTTTAAAAAATAGGGATTTTTCAAAAGTAGTGTATGACTGGCAATGTTGCTAG
- a CDS encoding ankyrin repeat domain-containing protein: MARKRKTLPKNFNELIEAGDITALQEVFTKCELEAYGGYSKTTALSFFKVPDELVRWLVEQGADINARDNYKRTALHNQAISWHGNIELLLDLGADIEALDSQNETPLFAAATFFKPNAVRTLVAKGANISAVNRMNETPLEKALAVCRNSNIVDMVEVAEILLNAGITVTLEKQEAVKRIGKNFEFHREGFNKEYLNETDEALSRLYELFKVPPVVKRKTHDGMSPITVSTKGWQAQHNELWNLLIPSRGHAQTVQGEIIRITGKVSYEILNNGGMNWDNDFRKMLKSLNDYFSLGTPLNPDALQEAVTLAKELHKGDGDEEPARLCELAVQWVLSNPNPIILEQPEYTR, from the coding sequence ATGGCAAGGAAGAGAAAAACGTTACCGAAAAATTTTAATGAACTAATCGAAGCGGGCGATATTACAGCATTACAAGAGGTATTTACAAAGTGCGAGCTCGAAGCATATGGCGGTTATAGTAAAACAACAGCCTTAAGTTTTTTCAAAGTACCGGATGAATTGGTTCGTTGGCTCGTGGAACAAGGAGCAGATATAAATGCGAGAGACAATTATAAAAGAACGGCTTTACATAATCAGGCGATAAGTTGGCATGGGAATATAGAATTACTTCTGGATTTGGGTGCGGATATAGAAGCGTTGGATTCTCAAAATGAGACCCCTTTATTTGCCGCGGCTACTTTTTTTAAACCGAATGCGGTGCGCACGTTAGTTGCTAAAGGCGCAAATATTAGCGCGGTAAACAGGATGAATGAGACGCCTTTAGAAAAAGCTTTGGCAGTATGTAGAAATTCAAATATTGTTGATATGGTGGAAGTTGCTGAGATTTTGCTTAACGCAGGTATAACTGTAACGCTGGAAAAGCAAGAAGCGGTTAAGCGAATCGGAAAAAACTTTGAATTTCATAGAGAAGGGTTTAATAAAGAATATTTGAACGAAACGGATGAGGCACTTTCCCGTCTTTATGAGCTATTTAAAGTACCCCCAGTAGTGAAGCGAAAAACGCATGATGGTATGTCTCCAATTACCGTTAGTACAAAGGGCTGGCAGGCGCAACATAATGAACTTTGGAATTTACTAATCCCTTCGCGGGGCCATGCGCAAACTGTCCAAGGAGAGATTATCCGTATTACTGGTAAAGTTTCGTATGAAATATTAAATAACGGCGGCATGAATTGGGATAATGATTTCCGTAAAATGCTCAAAAGTTTGAACGACTATTTTAGCCTAGGGACGCCGTTAAATCCCGATGCACTTCAGGAGGCAGTCACGTTGGCGAAAGAACTTCACAAAGGGGATGGAGATGAGGAACCTGCGAGACTATGCGAATTGGCCGTGCAATGGGTACTCAGCAATCCGAATCCGATTATTTTAGAACAGCCTGAATATACGCGCTAA
- a CDS encoding methyltransferase domain-containing protein, whose product MQPFWEKDYKEDGYYAFGNPSIEVIEQTKNLPPNATVLDIGCGDGRHAIYLAKLGFNVEAIDVSESGIAKINRYKELHQLHNLNAYVLDAASYPFEKTFDLIISHGVFHFMPRNDWEHLIHQMKKHTNENGCNIITVFTDEIPIPDDLAPFVHGIFKDGELQNLYKDWTIPLYKSYTFEDEHENNIHHCHAANKLVAVKPFTGRGGANI is encoded by the coding sequence ATGCAACCGTTTTGGGAAAAAGATTATAAAGAAGATGGGTATTACGCTTTTGGGAATCCAAGTATTGAAGTGATTGAGCAAACTAAAAATTTACCTCCCAACGCTACCGTATTAGATATTGGTTGCGGAGATGGAAGACATGCTATTTATTTAGCTAAATTAGGATTTAACGTGGAAGCAATTGACGTTTCAGAATCAGGAATTGCTAAAATTAACCGGTATAAAGAGCTTCATCAACTACATAATTTAAACGCATATGTACTGGATGCTGCATCTTACCCATTTGAAAAAACGTTTGATCTCATTATTTCGCATGGCGTCTTTCATTTTATGCCGCGCAATGATTGGGAACATTTAATTCATCAAATGAAGAAGCATACAAATGAAAATGGTTGCAATATTATCACCGTTTTCACGGATGAGATCCCTATTCCCGATGACTTAGCACCATTTGTTCATGGTATTTTTAAAGATGGCGAGTTACAAAATTTGTATAAAGATTGGACAATACCTTTATACAAATCTTATACGTTTGAAGATGAGCACGAAAACAATATTCATCACTGTCATGCCGCGAACAAACTAGTAGCTGTAAAACCGTTCACAGGAAGAGGAGGGGCAAATATATGA
- a CDS encoding alpha/beta fold hydrolase yields the protein MTIHYEVIGEGYPIVMLHGWTLDHQVMLHAMEPLFENRSGWKRIYIDLPGMGLSKSNPSIQNSDDMLEAILRLLDEIIPNQPFIICGNSYGGYIARGLIHSRQDTVRGLLLIAPMTIPEFDDRKVPQQTVLKRDSNLISNLSPEDANEFCSIGVVQGQAEWERFRNEILIPSKETNYEFLNQVRQNGYGFTFEIASNFEYPTLIITGRQDNVVGYHDAWRLIEDYPRATFAVLDMAGHNLQIEQTDVFNALVHSWLNSLESVHF from the coding sequence ATGACCATTCACTATGAAGTAATTGGCGAAGGATATCCCATCGTCATGTTGCACGGTTGGACACTTGACCATCAAGTAATGTTACATGCAATGGAACCATTATTCGAGAATCGTAGCGGTTGGAAAAGAATATACATAGACTTACCAGGTATGGGGCTTTCCAAGTCAAATCCTTCTATTCAAAACTCTGATGATATGTTGGAAGCGATATTGCGTCTTTTGGACGAGATTATCCCTAATCAACCATTTATTATTTGTGGCAATTCATATGGCGGGTACATTGCTAGAGGATTAATCCATTCACGGCAAGACACAGTTCGCGGGTTACTGCTAATAGCACCGATGACGATACCTGAATTCGATGATAGAAAGGTACCACAGCAAACCGTTCTAAAAAGGGATAGCAACTTGATATCAAATTTGTCACCTGAGGATGCTAATGAATTTTGCTCCATTGGGGTCGTGCAAGGTCAAGCTGAGTGGGAGAGATTTCGAAATGAAATTTTAATTCCTTCTAAGGAAACAAATTATGAATTCTTAAACCAAGTCCGTCAAAATGGATATGGCTTTACATTCGAAATTGCGTCTAATTTTGAATATCCTACACTCATTATTACGGGTCGTCAAGACAATGTAGTCGGATACCACGATGCTTGGCGACTCATTGAAGATTATCCGAGAGCAACCTTTGCAGTGCTAGATATGGCTGGTCACAATCTGCAAATTGAACAAACCGATGTATTTAATGCATTAGTTCATAGCTGGTTAAATAGTCTTGAGTCAGTACATTTTTGA
- a CDS encoding long-chain-fatty-acid--CoA ligase, with product MFAALTPLDWKRRAIKYYPQKVAVIDGEKQFTYKEFGQRADRLSAALSKAGIQKGDHVAVMLPNTHYMLESFYGICQIGAVLVPLNYRLSAEDLEYIIKHSDAKMLIVDEEFSRPIEEIGDCLPVDQVIIVAVEGETNSLNAIDFETFIEHDSDDFTLPKTEIDENQLLTLNYTSGTTSKPKGVMLTHRGNYMNAANFLYHLNVRHDDVYLHTLPMFHANGWGGVWAITAAGATHVCLRKVDPKVILNLFTEHQISLLCGAPTVVNFLVNEPLAKEIKITTNPRMATAGSPPAAALIAKAQAILGLNMIHVYGLTETSPFILYNEWKNEFDEKSLDEQATIKARQGIELAFNGETKVVNQEDGQEVAWNGQELGEIVTRGNVVMDGYYKDPERTAEAIKDGWFYTGDLAVTYPDGYIEIQDRIKDMIISGGENISSTEIEGVLYKHPDILEVAVIAIPDDKWGEVPKAIVVLHEGRTVTEKEIIDYCRSNMTHFKAPKVIEFVEALPKTATGKLQKFRLREMNLNSPNKVN from the coding sequence ATGTTTGCTGCATTAACACCATTGGATTGGAAAAGAAGAGCGATTAAGTATTACCCACAAAAAGTAGCAGTTATTGACGGAGAAAAACAGTTTACCTATAAAGAATTTGGACAACGAGCTGACAGGTTATCTGCTGCACTATCAAAAGCTGGTATTCAAAAAGGCGATCATGTCGCAGTCATGCTACCAAATACGCATTATATGCTAGAAAGCTTTTATGGAATTTGCCAAATAGGTGCTGTCCTTGTACCGCTTAATTACCGACTAAGTGCAGAGGATTTGGAGTATATCATTAAGCATAGTGATGCCAAAATGCTAATAGTGGATGAAGAATTTAGTCGTCCAATTGAGGAAATTGGGGATTGTTTGCCTGTTGATCAAGTGATCATTGTTGCTGTAGAAGGGGAAACGAATTCATTGAATGCGATCGATTTTGAAACATTTATCGAACACGATTCCGATGATTTTACGCTACCGAAAACGGAAATTGATGAAAACCAGCTTCTGACATTGAATTATACGAGTGGTACAACATCTAAGCCTAAAGGGGTTATGTTAACGCATCGTGGAAACTACATGAATGCGGCCAATTTCTTATATCATTTAAATGTAAGGCATGATGATGTATATCTTCATACTTTACCAATGTTCCATGCGAATGGTTGGGGTGGCGTATGGGCTATTACAGCGGCCGGTGCAACGCATGTATGTTTAAGAAAAGTGGACCCGAAAGTTATTCTGAATTTATTTACAGAACATCAAATTTCCTTATTATGTGGTGCACCGACAGTTGTTAACTTTTTGGTGAATGAACCATTGGCTAAAGAAATAAAAATTACTACAAATCCACGAATGGCAACTGCAGGTTCCCCTCCAGCAGCTGCACTTATTGCAAAAGCACAAGCAATTCTAGGGTTAAATATGATTCACGTGTATGGATTAACTGAAACTTCACCGTTCATTTTATACAATGAATGGAAAAATGAATTCGATGAGAAATCACTTGATGAACAAGCTACAATTAAAGCGAGACAAGGAATTGAACTTGCTTTTAATGGGGAAACGAAAGTAGTGAACCAAGAAGATGGACAAGAAGTTGCGTGGAATGGGCAAGAACTTGGTGAAATTGTTACGCGTGGAAATGTGGTCATGGATGGTTATTATAAAGATCCGGAAAGAACAGCGGAAGCAATTAAAGACGGTTGGTTCTACACAGGGGACTTAGCCGTAACGTATCCTGATGGTTATATCGAAATTCAAGATAGAATAAAAGATATGATTATCTCTGGCGGTGAAAATATTTCATCCACAGAAATTGAGGGGGTACTATATAAACATCCGGATATTTTAGAGGTGGCAGTTATTGCGATTCCTGATGATAAGTGGGGGGAAGTTCCAAAGGCAATTGTTGTCCTACATGAAGGAAGAACAGTTACGGAAAAAGAAATAATCGACTATTGTCGTTCGAATATGACTCATTTCAAAGCGCCAAAAGTAATCGAATTTGTAGAGGCATTACCAAAAACAGCTACAGGGAAATTGCAAAAATTCCGTTTGCGTGAAATGAACTTGAATTCCCCTAACAAGGTAAATTAA
- a CDS encoding methyl-accepting chemotaxis protein, translated as MKLFQKLVLMVTVLLVSSLSIVSYFGYQLTKDLMVDNFTTQANGQLEAITNNIDLWVEGKQNLQQSAAELDIVKKQNIEAILDYNSRLEPILPNTETAFAFIDAEGFVHLPDGLTVPIQDAEHTQRGLNGDIATIGPYPSARDGKPIALTVAPVRDETGKIVGVINGGNYMDDLIEIISNVKVGQTGQAVVFARDGAIVAHQDNDLILTSNIADLGEDLFVDVFNKAMNEEAGTMEGVVNNEDHFIYYSKANKVDWGIFIMVPKSEAFAKANTLLMFFILVGVGTVVFASILLFFFIKKMLKPFDAINEKLDVLASSEGDLTTRIAVTTRDEFGEMSTKFNLMLDNLQGLVSGVLHKGDEVSHSSTLLREQFDDMSVVSKEITATIQEAATLSENQMESYEKSLSYIEDIGKNVLTISDISSVASSGATAASQNALDGSKTLDNLNEQMGYIQQSVHESSTMIKNLEARSKEIGQISEMITQIATQTNLLSLNASIEAARAGEHGQGFKVVADEVKKLAEQSGESARQISDIIQEIQRDTEKTNLTMDIGIENVRIGMERTNEVNETFENIVSSTKTVAHQIEENFSSIEALANHMKEIEHMINNNVTISHEVAQNYNTVASSSEEQLSSILEVQQSVKHLSASAEALQKILGDFKV; from the coding sequence TTGAAATTGTTTCAGAAGTTAGTACTTATGGTTACCGTTTTGTTAGTTAGTTCGTTAAGCATTGTGTCATATTTTGGCTATCAACTAACGAAAGACTTAATGGTTGATAATTTTACGACACAAGCGAATGGGCAACTTGAGGCCATTACAAACAATATTGATCTTTGGGTAGAGGGAAAACAAAATCTTCAGCAGTCCGCAGCTGAACTTGATATTGTGAAAAAACAAAACATCGAAGCGATATTGGACTATAACAGCCGCTTAGAGCCGATTTTACCGAACACGGAAACAGCATTTGCCTTTATCGATGCAGAAGGTTTCGTTCATTTACCAGATGGGTTAACGGTCCCTATCCAAGATGCTGAACATACGCAACGAGGATTAAATGGAGATATTGCCACTATTGGACCGTATCCTTCAGCTAGAGATGGTAAACCGATTGCATTAACAGTTGCGCCTGTACGTGATGAAACAGGAAAAATCGTTGGTGTGATCAATGGTGGTAATTACATGGATGACTTAATCGAAATCATTTCAAATGTAAAAGTTGGTCAAACGGGTCAAGCCGTTGTATTCGCAAGGGATGGTGCGATTGTTGCTCATCAAGACAATGACCTCATTTTAACAAGCAATATAGCTGATTTAGGTGAAGACTTGTTTGTTGATGTGTTTAATAAAGCGATGAATGAAGAAGCAGGTACGATGGAAGGTGTTGTGAATAACGAAGACCATTTCATCTACTATTCAAAAGCGAATAAAGTGGATTGGGGCATTTTTATTATGGTGCCAAAATCAGAAGCTTTTGCCAAAGCGAATACATTGTTGATGTTCTTTATTTTAGTTGGCGTGGGCACTGTTGTGTTCGCATCGATTCTATTATTCTTTTTCATCAAAAAGATGCTGAAGCCGTTTGATGCCATCAATGAAAAATTAGATGTGTTAGCTTCTAGCGAAGGGGATTTAACGACAAGAATTGCAGTCACAACTCGTGATGAATTTGGCGAAATGTCTACTAAGTTTAATTTGATGTTGGATAATTTACAAGGGCTTGTATCAGGGGTGCTGCACAAAGGTGATGAAGTAAGTCATTCGAGCACTTTGCTACGAGAGCAATTTGATGACATGTCCGTTGTCTCGAAAGAAATTACCGCAACGATTCAAGAGGCGGCTACTTTATCTGAGAATCAAATGGAAAGTTACGAGAAGAGTTTATCGTACATAGAAGATATTGGTAAAAACGTTTTAACCATTTCTGATATTTCATCGGTTGCTTCTAGTGGTGCTACTGCCGCGTCACAAAACGCATTGGACGGTAGCAAAACGCTCGATAATTTAAATGAACAAATGGGCTACATTCAACAATCTGTGCATGAGTCCTCAACAATGATTAAAAATTTGGAAGCTCGTTCAAAAGAAATCGGACAAATTTCCGAAATGATTACACAAATTGCGACCCAAACAAACTTGCTTTCATTGAATGCCTCCATAGAAGCTGCACGTGCAGGCGAACATGGGCAAGGATTCAAAGTTGTAGCAGATGAAGTGAAAAAACTTGCCGAGCAATCAGGTGAATCGGCTCGACAAATCTCGGATATCATTCAAGAAATTCAACGAGATACTGAGAAAACCAATCTCACAATGGATATTGGAATTGAAAATGTCCGTATTGGGATGGAACGTACTAATGAAGTGAACGAGACGTTTGAAAATATCGTAAGTTCTACAAAAACGGTTGCGCATCAAATCGAAGAAAACTTTAGCTCGATTGAAGCTCTTGCCAATCACATGAAAGAAATCGAACATATGATCAATAATAATGTGACAATCTCACATGAAGTGGCACAAAACTATAACACCGTTGCGTCTTCTTCTGAAGAACAGTTGTCTTCTATTCTAGAAGTGCAACAATCGGTCAAACATCTATCTGCATCTGCAGAAGCGTTACAAAAAATCTTAGGTGATTTCAAAGTGTAA